The nucleotide sequence CCGACACGGTCACTCCAATAAAGCACAGGCCCTGGCGAAGTCATCCGCACCATTACAGAGGTGATAAGCAAGGGCACGCCAAATAGGATTGCGGCCAGCAGTGCGAGCATTAAGTCAAAAATTCTCTTCATTGGGTCTACGACGCTCTATGAGTAAAGGGCAGGCCTGCAAGCCCACTTTATAGAACAGTTTGGGTTCGATTTGGAAAAATGCATCCACTATTTGGTTTGATGCGGGTTCCTGTGACCACTTCGTCATTTAGTCCGCCTATGTGCTTTGCGGGATTGGGGCACGATATTCTCGTCTGATCGTGTCCAATCATGAGGAGGCACATCACCTCAAACAGCAGCGGGCTCAAGTACTCGAATAAGCACCTCACCAGGAATGTTCATACCCTCGTTCAGCCGGCTGATCATGCAGATAAACAGCGAAGATATGTACAAAAGAACTTCGTATGCGCTGTTAAGGGGGCAATGTAGGGCTCAGTATCTTTCACTAGCATGTTTGCCTGTTTCATCACCCTGATGCGCAGTCAGGGCAAGCTATAGCGACACGTGGACCTCACTGCCGCCATACAGTGCGGTTCACATATCCGGTGTAACTCATCACCAAGCGTAAAATTTTGCGTGAGACCGCCGGTGCTAGATAGTCCGTCACTTGGCGCATAGGACCATGCTCGGCAAATTGCTCACAGACAACTTTAACGGCATAGAGCACTTCTTCTTTCTTGAGGCCGCACATGATCAACGTACCCTCATCCATGCCCTCCGGGCGCTCATGCGCGTAGCGGATGGTAATAGCGGGAATATTCAGCAAAGTGGACTCTTCAGTGATGGTACCGCTGTCAGAGATCACGCATTTGGCCTCCATCTGCAACTTTATAAAGTCAAAAAAACCTAGAGGTCTGGCAAAATCTACTAATGAGTGAATTTCTGTCACGCCCAGCGCATCCAAGCGCTTGCGAGTGCGCGGGTGCGTGGAAACGATGATCGGGAAACCGTAAGTGTCGGCTAGCGCGTTTAGCGTGGTGACCAGATCGCGCAAGTTTTCTGGAGTATCTACATTTTCTTCACGGTGGGCGCTGACCACGAAAAACTCGCCGCGCTTGAATCCGAGTCGTTGCACTGCATCTGACTTTTCGATGCTTGGCATGTAGTGCGTCAGCACTTCGTCCATGTGCGAGCCTGTCTTGACTATGGTCTCTGGCCGGATTCCTTCGGCAATCAGATAGCGGCGAGCATGCTCGGTCAGCACGAGGTTAATGTCGCTCAGGTGATCCAGTACTTTGCGGTTGAGCTCCTCGGGCACACGCTGGTCAAAGCAGCGGTTGCCCGCCTCCATGTGGAACACCGGGATCTTCCGCCGCTTGGCGGCAATCACGGCCAAGCATGAATTAGTGTCACCATAAAGCAGCACGGCATCCGGCTCTTCTTTGGCAAAGATTTCGTCGGCCTTCATGATGACCTGCGCAATGGTTTGCGCGGCGTTTTCTCCGACCGCGCCCAGAAAATGATCAGGCTTGCGGATTTCCAGGTCCTCAAAAAAAATCTGGTTCAGTTCGTAGTCGTAGTTTTGCCCGGTATGAACGAGCACGTGCCGGGTGTGACGGTCCAACTCGGCGATCACACGGCTCATCTTGATGAGCTCGGGCCGAGTGCCCACGATGGTCATGACTTTAAGCATGGAGTTCTTCCTTGATGTAATCCAGTTCTAGCAAAAGTTTTTTGATCCGCTCAACATCCAGCCGATCCGTGTTGTGCGAGGTGTAGTCGTCCAGATGCGACAACTTTTCCTCTCCCTCGCTGAAGTACTGGGCATAATTCAAATCCCGGTTATCGGCAGGCACACGGAAATAGTCGCCCATGTCTTCCGCCTTGGCCATTTCCTCGCGAGAAATCAGGGACTCATAGAGTTTTTCCCCATGACGCGTTCCGATGATGCGAACGGGGTTGTCTTTCCTGAAAATTTCCTTGAGCGCCTGGGCCAGGTCGGCCACGGTGGAAGCCGGCGCCTTCTGCACAAACAGGTCGCCCTGCTTGCCGTGCTGGAAGGCATACAAAACCAAGTCCACGGAGTCTTCCAACGACATCAAAAAGCGCGTCATGGCCGGGTCAGTCACCGTCAACGGCTTACCCTCCTTGATCTGCGACACAAACAGCGGAATAACAGAGCCCCTTGACGCCATAACGTTTCCGTATCGGGTGGCACACATTACAGTCTCGTTTTCTCGCTGGGTGCGTGCCTTGGCAACCATCAGTTTTTCAGCCATCGCCTTGGAGATACCCATGGCATTGATGGGGTACACTGCCTTGTCGGTACTGAGAACCACCACCCGCTTGACGCCATTGGCCGTGGCGGCGTTCATAACGTTCTCAGTGCCCAGCACATTGGTACGCACAGCCTCCATCGGATAGAACTCGCAAGATGGCACCTGTTTCAAGGCCGCAGCATGGAACACATAGTCCACCCCCTTGATGGCCTGCGAAACGCTGTCGTACTCACGCACATCGCCGATGTAGAACTTCAGCTTGCTATGGTTGAGCGCAATGCGCATCTCTTCCTGCTTTTTTTCATCGCGGCTGAAGATACGGATTTCACGCACATCGGTGGCCAAAAAGCGCTTCAAGACGGTGTGGCCAAAAGACCCCGTCCCGCCGGTAATCATCAACACCTTGTTATTGAACATGTTGTCCCCGTTCTGGTTGTCCCGTGTTATCTGGATGCGTGCATTGCGTGAATTAGTTCCGGCCAACCTGCCGCCTTGTAACCCGTAACTTGGCTAAAGCGC is from Rhodoferax aquaticus and encodes:
- the wecB gene encoding non-hydrolyzing UDP-N-acetylglucosamine 2-epimerase; protein product: MLKVMTIVGTRPELIKMSRVIAELDRHTRHVLVHTGQNYDYELNQIFFEDLEIRKPDHFLGAVGENAAQTIAQVIMKADEIFAKEEPDAVLLYGDTNSCLAVIAAKRRKIPVFHMEAGNRCFDQRVPEELNRKVLDHLSDINLVLTEHARRYLIAEGIRPETIVKTGSHMDEVLTHYMPSIEKSDAVQRLGFKRGEFFVVSAHREENVDTPENLRDLVTTLNALADTYGFPIIVSTHPRTRKRLDALGVTEIHSLVDFARPLGFFDFIKLQMEAKCVISDSGTITEESTLLNIPAITIRYAHERPEGMDEGTLIMCGLKKEEVLYAVKVVCEQFAEHGPMRQVTDYLAPAVSRKILRLVMSYTGYVNRTVWRQ
- a CDS encoding nucleoside-diphosphate sugar epimerase/dehydratase is translated as MFNNKVLMITGGTGSFGHTVLKRFLATDVREIRIFSRDEKKQEEMRIALNHSKLKFYIGDVREYDSVSQAIKGVDYVFHAAALKQVPSCEFYPMEAVRTNVLGTENVMNAATANGVKRVVVLSTDKAVYPINAMGISKAMAEKLMVAKARTQRENETVMCATRYGNVMASRGSVIPLFVSQIKEGKPLTVTDPAMTRFLMSLEDSVDLVLYAFQHGKQGDLFVQKAPASTVADLAQALKEIFRKDNPVRIIGTRHGEKLYESLISREEMAKAEDMGDYFRVPADNRDLNYAQYFSEGEEKLSHLDDYTSHNTDRLDVERIKKLLLELDYIKEELHA